One genomic region from Campylobacter sp. RM16189 encodes:
- a CDS encoding ThiF family adenylyltransferase → MSEIIDRFTRIRWLLGDEKFAKLQKAKILVCGVGGVGGICVDALARSGARHITIIDKDTFDITNQNRQIYSEATGVVKVDEFAKIYPNITPICELITPKFIENFDFSEFDVVVDAIDDMAAKISLANAASKKIIASMGGAKRIDASQVKVASVWQTYNDPLARKYRSELKRSGFQGDFEVVFSTELPQCKELGSFMGVTAVFGLNLASLTVKKILA, encoded by the coding sequence ATGAGCGAGATAATAGATAGATTTACTCGCATAAGATGGCTTTTGGGCGATGAAAAATTCGCAAAACTTCAAAAGGCTAAAATTTTAGTTTGCGGAGTGGGCGGAGTGGGCGGTATCTGTGTAGATGCGCTCGCTCGCTCAGGTGCCCGGCACATCACCATCATAGACAAAGACACATTTGACATCACAAACCAAAATCGCCAAATTTACAGCGAAGCGACAGGAGTGGTGAAAGTAGATGAATTTGCTAAAATTTATCCTAATATCACGCCTATTTGCGAGCTTATAACGCCTAAATTTATAGAAAATTTTGACTTTAGCGAATTTGATGTCGTAGTAGATGCCATAGACGATATGGCGGCAAAAATCTCTCTTGCTAATGCTGCGTCCAAAAAAATAATAGCCTCTATGGGCGGAGCAAAACGCATAGACGCCTCACAAGTAAAAGTAGCCTCTGTATGGCAAACCTACAATGACCCTCTTGCTAGAAAATATAGAAGCGAGCTTAAAAGATCAGGATTTCAAGGCGACTTTGAAGTGGTATTTTCTACGGAATTACCTCAGTGTAAAGAGCTTGGAAGCTTTATGGGGGTGACGGCTGTCTTTGGACTAAATTTAGCAAGTCTTACAGTAAAGAAAATTTTAGCCTAA
- the surE gene encoding 5'/3'-nucleotidase SurE → MREILITNDDGFEAKGLHELARALREIPNTNVTIVAPSSEKSACAHSLTLTKPLRFIKIDDNFFKLDDATPSDCVYLALHALYHKKPDLVISGINHGANLGEDITYSGTCGAAMEGVLQGIKSIAFSQFYKNDSIEMLGFSLAREIVKFIVPKVLDNQINLPDRQFLNVNIPAVTPKEFKGYQVVPVGRRSYATHATLNRNPRGIEYYWLGVAALDYEQGEPSDISVVNEGYASLTPIMLDMTAHSSLEILKKSIK, encoded by the coding sequence TTGAGAGAGATTCTTATCACAAATGACGACGGATTTGAGGCAAAAGGGCTTCATGAATTAGCTAGAGCCTTAAGAGAGATACCAAACACAAATGTAACTATAGTGGCTCCAAGCTCTGAAAAATCAGCTTGCGCACACTCTTTGACACTTACAAAACCGCTTAGATTTATAAAAATAGATGATAATTTTTTCAAGCTTGACGACGCTACTCCAAGCGATTGCGTATACTTAGCGCTTCATGCCTTATATCATAAAAAGCCCGATTTAGTAATATCTGGCATAAATCACGGTGCAAATTTGGGCGAGGATATAACCTATTCCGGAACATGCGGAGCGGCGATGGAAGGAGTATTGCAAGGAATTAAATCAATCGCTTTTTCGCAATTTTATAAAAATGACAGCATAGAGATGCTTGGCTTTTCTCTAGCAAGAGAGATAGTAAAATTTATAGTGCCAAAAGTACTTGACAATCAGATAAATTTGCCTGATAGACAATTTTTAAACGTAAACATCCCAGCGGTTACTCCAAAAGAGTTTAAAGGTTATCAAGTTGTGCCGGTAGGCAGGCGAAGCTATGCTACTCACGCTACGCTTAACCGTAATCCAAGAGGGATAGAGTATTATTGGCTAGGAGTCGCTGCGCTTGATTATGAACAAGGCGAACCAAGCGATATAAGCGTTGTAAACGAAGGCTACGCGAGCCTAACACCTATAATGCTTGATATGACGGCTCACTCAAGCCTAGAAATTTTAAAAAAGAGCATAAAATGA
- a CDS encoding isoleucyl-tRNA synthetase: protein MKFINAFFIGILFVLAVIFTLFVGLKTSYFDYYKVSEYFNIIFVDSVPWLWILPISFVFGYLIFYTPFRQFIRIFYAIILLVCALSWQDELGRKIGEFIFKGELTTIKPSPDSNITIKGNVIYTGRKQIYFLRSDTGKVVEIKRF from the coding sequence ATGAAGTTTATAAACGCTTTTTTTATAGGAATTTTATTCGTTTTAGCAGTTATTTTTACTCTTTTTGTCGGGCTTAAAACAAGCTATTTTGACTATTATAAAGTATCTGAATATTTTAATATAATTTTTGTAGATAGTGTGCCTTGGCTTTGGATTTTACCGATCTCTTTTGTATTCGGATATCTTATTTTCTATACACCTTTTAGACAATTTATACGAATTTTTTACGCCATTATTTTGTTGGTTTGTGCTCTATCGTGGCAAGATGAGTTAGGCAGAAAGATCGGTGAATTTATTTTTAAAGGTGAATTAACCACCATTAAGCCTTCGCCCGATTCAAATATAACAATCAAAGGAAATGTTATATACACCGGGCGCAAACAAATTTACTTTCTTAGAAGTGATACCGGCAAGGTTGTAGAGATCAAAAGATTTTAG